A stretch of the Clostridium fungisolvens genome encodes the following:
- the rimI gene encoding ribosomal protein S18-alanine N-acetyltransferase, with amino-acid sequence MDTKIESMNLDDIDSVLEISKLSFPHPWSRRSFEQELENSFATYLVAKLDNQVIGYGGMWIIIDEGHITNIAVHPDYRNRGVGDKILHEMITTCNHKKVIAMTLEVRVSNTAAQKLYSKYGFVEEGIRKKYYEDNGEDALLMWKRW; translated from the coding sequence ATGGATACAAAAATAGAATCTATGAATTTAGACGATATTGATTCTGTGCTAGAAATCAGCAAACTTTCTTTCCCACACCCTTGGAGTCGTAGATCCTTCGAACAGGAACTCGAAAATAGCTTTGCAACATATCTTGTTGCTAAACTTGATAACCAAGTAATCGGTTATGGTGGAATGTGGATAATAATCGATGAAGGCCACATAACCAATATAGCAGTTCACCCTGATTATAGAAATCGAGGTGTTGGTGACAAGATATTACACGAAATGATAACCACATGCAACCATAAAAAAGTAATAGCTATGACTTTAGAAGTAAGAGTGTCAAACACTGCCGCTCAAAAACTTTATTCAAAATATGGTTTTGTGGAAGAAGGTATAAGAAAGAAATACTATGAAGATAATGGCGAAGACGCTCTTCTTATGTGGAAAAGATGGTAA
- a CDS encoding Tex family protein — MNNINVTLAKELNISIEQVENVIKLLDEGNTVPFISRYRKEITGGLSDDILRKFFERLNYLRNLLDKKNDVVRLIEEQGKLTEDLRNQIMNSNTLTEVEDIYRPYKPKKRTRATIAVEKGLKPLAEIILKGNFTGNILDEAGRYISEDKGVNSTDEALQGAMDVISEIISDDADYRKWIRDLVKNEGVIETKGNTSESSPYEMYYEYKESVKTIPSHRILAINRGEKEKFLSVKVLIDEDKILNYLMRKTLKNNSITDRYIELSVKDSLKRLIYPSIEREIRSELTDIGEQGAIDIFKANLKALLMQAPIKNKIIMGYDPGFRTGCKIAILDDTGKFLDKATVFPTVPRNDVEGTIKVLKGLIYKYNVEVISLGNGTASRESEEVIAKLIAEVKKETGKEMFYVIVSEAGASVYSASELAAKEYPDLDVTVRGAISIGRRLQDPLAELVKIDPKAIGVGQYQHDVTQKKLDESLTGIVEDCVNNVGVDLNIATPSLLSYISGINPSIANNIVAFREENGKFTSRKQLLKVKRLGQKAYEQCAGFLRVMESKEPLDNTSVHPESYEVARKLIERLGYSNDDLRNGNLRDIDEKLNEFNLVEIAKELSVGLPTLKDIVKEIKKPGRDPREELPKPIFKSGVIDIKDLKPGMMLMGTVRNVSDFGAFVDIGVHQDGLVHKSQMADRFVKHPLDVVKVGDVVEVRILEVDEKRKRISLSMKKE, encoded by the coding sequence ATGAACAACATCAATGTAACTTTAGCTAAGGAGCTTAATATAAGCATAGAACAAGTAGAAAATGTAATAAAACTGCTTGATGAAGGAAATACAGTACCTTTTATATCAAGATATAGAAAAGAAATAACAGGTGGCCTATCTGATGATATATTAAGAAAGTTTTTTGAAAGACTCAACTATTTAAGAAATCTGCTAGATAAAAAAAATGATGTAGTTAGATTAATTGAGGAGCAAGGAAAATTAACAGAAGACCTTAGAAATCAAATAATGAATTCAAATACCTTAACTGAGGTTGAAGATATATATAGACCTTATAAGCCTAAAAAGAGAACAAGAGCTACTATAGCCGTGGAAAAAGGACTAAAACCACTTGCAGAGATTATATTGAAAGGCAATTTTACTGGCAATATATTAGATGAAGCTGGTAGATATATTAGCGAAGATAAGGGAGTCAATTCAACAGATGAGGCTTTACAAGGAGCAATGGATGTTATTAGTGAAATAATATCTGACGATGCTGATTATAGAAAGTGGATAAGAGATCTAGTAAAAAATGAGGGTGTAATTGAAACTAAAGGAAATACATCAGAATCATCACCATATGAGATGTATTATGAATACAAAGAGTCTGTAAAGACTATTCCTTCGCATAGAATATTAGCTATAAATAGAGGAGAGAAGGAAAAGTTTTTATCAGTTAAGGTTTTGATAGATGAAGATAAAATATTGAATTATCTGATGAGAAAAACTTTAAAGAATAATTCTATTACAGATAGATATATTGAACTTTCAGTAAAAGATAGTTTGAAAAGACTTATCTATCCTTCTATAGAAAGAGAAATAAGAAGTGAACTTACAGATATAGGAGAGCAAGGAGCTATAGATATTTTCAAAGCAAATTTAAAAGCGCTGCTCATGCAAGCACCGATAAAGAATAAGATTATTATGGGATATGACCCTGGTTTTAGAACTGGTTGCAAAATAGCTATACTTGATGATACTGGAAAGTTCTTAGATAAAGCTACAGTTTTCCCAACAGTGCCTAGAAATGATGTAGAGGGAACAATAAAAGTTTTGAAAGGGCTTATTTATAAATATAACGTAGAGGTGATATCGCTAGGAAATGGTACTGCATCTAGAGAATCTGAGGAAGTAATAGCAAAACTTATAGCTGAAGTTAAGAAAGAAACAGGGAAAGAGATGTTTTATGTTATAGTTTCTGAAGCTGGCGCATCAGTATATTCTGCATCTGAACTTGCAGCTAAAGAATATCCTGATTTAGACGTTACAGTTAGAGGGGCTATATCTATAGGTAGAAGATTACAAGATCCGCTAGCAGAGCTTGTAAAGATTGATCCTAAAGCTATAGGGGTAGGTCAGTATCAGCATGATGTTACTCAAAAAAAATTAGATGAATCTCTTACTGGAATTGTTGAAGATTGTGTTAATAATGTAGGCGTAGATTTAAATATTGCAACTCCGTCATTATTAAGTTATATATCTGGAATAAATCCATCTATAGCAAATAATATTGTAGCTTTTAGAGAAGAGAATGGAAAATTCACAAGTAGAAAGCAGCTTCTAAAAGTTAAAAGATTGGGGCAAAAAGCCTATGAACAATGTGCTGGTTTCTTAAGAGTTATGGAAAGTAAAGAACCGTTAGATAATACTTCGGTACATCCTGAATCATATGAAGTAGCAAGAAAGCTTATTGAAAGACTTGGTTATAGTAATGATGATTTAAGAAATGGTAATTTAAGAGACATAGATGAAAAGCTAAATGAATTCAACTTAGTAGAGATAGCAAAAGAATTATCAGTTGGATTGCCTACCCTTAAGGATATAGTAAAAGAAATAAAGAAGCCAGGTAGAGATCCTAGAGAAGAGTTACCTAAGCCAATATTCAAGTCTGGAGTGATAGATATAAAAGATTTAAAACCAGGTATGATGCTTATGGGAACAGTTAGAAATGTATCAGACTTTGGTGCATTTGTAGATATAGGTGTGCATCAAGATGGATTAGTCCATAAAAGTCAAATGGCAGATAGATTTGTAAAACATCCATTAGATGTTGTTAAAGTAGGAGATGTAGTAGAAGTAAGGATTTTAGAAGTTGATGAGAAGAGAAAGAGGATTTCCTTATCGATGAAGAAAGAATAA
- a CDS encoding thiamine pyrophosphate-dependent enzyme translates to MIELKLYQSNDENTWCPGCGNFSILDGIKEAVAELNIAPEKLMMVSGIGQAAKTPHYIRANGFNGLHGRALPPAQAIKMVNPELKVIVTSGDGDAYGEGGNHFIHNIRRNLDFVQLVHDNQIYGLTKGQGSPTTARGQKTSMQFEGVISEPLNPLALAISAGATFVARSFSGDKEHLKNMIKAAVNHKGYALIDIMQPCVSFNKINTFKWYKDRVYYLDENYDSSDKGAAIIKAMEFGDGGIPLGILYKEEGKPTFHDLHPVLSAGNVMVDRKWAPKDGEKFVEEFM, encoded by the coding sequence ATGATAGAGTTAAAATTATATCAAAGTAATGATGAAAATACATGGTGTCCAGGTTGTGGCAATTTTTCTATACTAGATGGTATAAAAGAAGCGGTGGCTGAACTTAATATAGCTCCAGAAAAACTAATGATGGTTTCTGGTATTGGGCAAGCTGCAAAAACTCCACATTATATAAGAGCAAATGGATTCAATGGGCTTCATGGTAGAGCGCTTCCTCCAGCACAAGCTATAAAAATGGTTAATCCAGAGTTAAAGGTTATAGTTACTTCTGGTGATGGAGATGCTTATGGAGAAGGTGGAAACCACTTTATTCATAATATAAGAAGAAATCTAGATTTTGTTCAATTGGTTCATGATAATCAAATATATGGCCTTACAAAGGGGCAAGGATCTCCAACAACTGCAAGAGGACAAAAAACTTCTATGCAATTTGAAGGAGTAATATCTGAACCGCTAAATCCTCTGGCTTTAGCGATTTCAGCTGGTGCTACCTTTGTTGCAAGAAGTTTTTCTGGAGATAAAGAACACTTAAAGAATATGATCAAGGCAGCTGTAAATCACAAGGGATATGCACTAATTGATATAATGCAACCTTGTGTAAGCTTTAATAAAATAAATACTTTTAAGTGGTATAAGGATAGAGTTTATTACTTAGATGAAAACTATGATTCAAGTGATAAAGGTGCAGCAATAATTAAAGCTATGGAATTTGGAGATGGAGGGATACCTTTAGGGATACTTTATAAGGAAGAAGGTAAACCTACATTCCATGATCTACACCCAGTACTAAGTGCAGGGAATGTAATGGTTGATAGAAAATGGGCTCCAAAAGATGGAGAAAAGTTTGTAGAAGAATTTATGTAA
- a CDS encoding M28 family metallopeptidase translates to MTRNLISLLLTICILLSNISFMYSNKLQYFDSNKVIESIRYLSSDTMKGRLPGTLGNKLAGEYIKNSFIKYKLSPLTKDYYEAFNANTPIKVDGSPFLRVYNKEKSLIKNYEYGVDFKDSFLNYRTNHVIINPNDDFRIYPSAIEIVQDNKSFIFIVSTDNFNFRSSFISKSSSEMYIYISSKVYDELLTYNKKGYTIDCSIPYKVEDTALYNVAGVIKGTNSNLPPLILSSHYDHLGEDLSGNIYRGALDNASGTSFMLELARVLSSMFPPERDIFFVSFNAEELGLLGSKAFVEENYYLLKNGNSINFDMIGGSKNIPMTIMTGENSNRSITSSSLQDYCKSNKIDFNTEAKNASDHASFNSAGIDSITICDSDLSKIHTPNDTSDFIDKTSIERDYKATWNQIIKYCYSNQYILQIYNKNFYIIGYCVSLVLFLSLLIPKKNRIKVE, encoded by the coding sequence ATGACAAGAAACTTAATATCACTACTATTAACCATATGTATCCTACTATCTAACATTTCATTTATGTATTCTAATAAATTACAATATTTCGATTCAAATAAAGTTATAGAAAGTATAAGGTACCTGTCCTCAGACACAATGAAAGGAAGATTGCCAGGAACTTTAGGTAATAAACTGGCAGGAGAATACATAAAAAATTCTTTTATAAAGTACAAGCTTTCTCCTCTAACTAAAGATTATTATGAGGCATTCAATGCTAATACACCAATAAAAGTTGATGGCAGCCCTTTCCTTAGAGTGTATAACAAAGAAAAATCCCTCATCAAGAACTATGAATATGGAGTTGACTTTAAAGATAGTTTTTTAAATTATAGGACAAACCATGTAATAATAAATCCAAATGATGATTTCAGAATATACCCTTCAGCTATAGAAATTGTCCAAGATAATAAAAGTTTTATTTTTATAGTCTCCACGGATAATTTCAACTTTAGAAGCTCATTTATCTCGAAGTCATCATCTGAAATGTATATTTATATCAGTTCAAAGGTATATGATGAGCTTCTAACCTATAATAAAAAAGGCTATACAATAGATTGTTCCATTCCTTATAAAGTTGAAGACACAGCCCTTTATAATGTTGCTGGCGTAATTAAAGGTACGAACTCAAATTTACCACCACTTATACTATCCTCACATTATGATCATTTAGGTGAAGATCTATCAGGAAACATTTATAGAGGAGCTTTAGATAATGCTTCTGGAACGTCATTTATGTTAGAGTTAGCTCGTGTTTTATCATCTATGTTTCCACCTGAAAGAGATATATTTTTTGTTTCTTTCAATGCAGAAGAATTAGGGTTATTGGGTTCAAAAGCATTTGTTGAAGAAAATTACTACTTACTTAAGAATGGTAATTCTATAAACTTTGACATGATTGGCGGATCAAAAAACATTCCTATGACTATAATGACTGGAGAAAATTCTAATAGAAGTATTACATCCAGCAGTTTACAAGATTACTGTAAATCTAATAAGATTGATTTTAATACTGAGGCAAAAAACGCCTCTGATCATGCAAGCTTCAATAGTGCTGGAATTGATAGCATTACAATATGTGATTCTGATTTATCAAAAATCCATACTCCTAATGATACTTCTGATTTTATAGATAAAACATCAATTGAAAGGGATTACAAGGCTACTTGGAATCAGATCATAAAATATTGCTATAGCAATCAATATATTTTACAAATTTATAATAAAAATTTCTATATAATAGGTTATTGTGTTTCTTTGGTACTATTTCTATCATTATTAATCCCTAAGAAAAATAGAATTAAAGTTGAATAG
- a CDS encoding 2-oxoacid:acceptor oxidoreductase subunit alpha: MKLNILIGGSAGQGMDTVSVFLEKALKKGGFYVFSNKDYMSRVRGGHNFTQIRFGDEPIYSHDAKLDLILALDRDTVEIHKDKLNENGIIIADEAIQYDDKRLVRLPLLKTAKDVGLSKAFTFVAAGAILKHFGVKGNFEEFIAKKLAEPIRNKNIEAFKKGRDLVDERFDIVGKDMSNHLIINGNDAIGLGALIGGLSFYSAYPMTPATSVMTYLSKKSLEAGIVVEQAEDEISAINMAIGASYAGARAMTGSSGGGVALMVEAFGLAGITETPLVVIDSQRPGPATGLPTRTEQSDLSFLLTASQGEFPRVVLSVRNAEDAFYQTFRALNIADKYQTLVILLTDQYLADSNVTIPRFALEDLKIERHIWDGVGLDEEYKRYKITESGISPRLIPGQVKGQVVLVDSDEHTEYSHITEEADVRNAQMEKRMRKLDLLIKEDLQEPDYFGVEDIDVLLVGWGSTYGAIKEAIEVLNNSGVKVGALSFGDIYPLPEKLLKKYSNKAKKVINVEQNFTGQLGKLITQETGILMDDSILKYDGRQITSDEIVSRLSGEV, translated from the coding sequence TTGAAGCTTAATATACTAATTGGAGGAAGCGCTGGACAAGGAATGGATACAGTTAGCGTGTTCCTTGAAAAAGCTCTGAAAAAAGGTGGATTTTATGTTTTCTCAAATAAAGACTATATGTCTAGAGTAAGAGGTGGACATAACTTTACGCAAATAAGATTCGGAGATGAACCAATATACTCACATGATGCAAAATTGGATTTGATACTTGCATTAGATAGAGATACAGTAGAAATTCATAAGGATAAATTAAATGAAAATGGAATAATAATAGCTGATGAAGCTATACAGTATGATGATAAAAGATTAGTTAGACTTCCGTTACTAAAGACTGCTAAGGATGTAGGGTTGTCAAAGGCTTTTACTTTTGTTGCGGCAGGAGCAATCCTAAAGCATTTTGGTGTAAAAGGAAATTTTGAAGAATTTATAGCTAAAAAGCTTGCTGAACCTATAAGAAATAAAAATATAGAAGCCTTCAAAAAGGGTAGAGATTTAGTGGATGAGAGATTTGATATCGTAGGTAAAGATATGTCTAATCATCTAATCATAAACGGAAATGATGCAATTGGATTAGGTGCATTAATTGGTGGTCTATCTTTCTATTCAGCATATCCTATGACTCCAGCTACAAGTGTAATGACATATCTTTCAAAAAAATCATTGGAAGCTGGTATAGTAGTGGAGCAGGCTGAAGATGAAATAAGTGCAATAAATATGGCTATTGGAGCATCATATGCAGGAGCCAGAGCTATGACTGGTTCATCTGGTGGGGGAGTAGCATTAATGGTTGAGGCATTTGGTTTAGCTGGGATAACTGAAACACCATTAGTAGTAATTGACTCACAAAGACCAGGACCAGCAACAGGGCTGCCAACAAGAACAGAACAAAGCGATTTAAGCTTTTTATTAACTGCATCCCAAGGAGAATTTCCGAGAGTGGTTCTAAGTGTAAGAAATGCTGAGGATGCATTCTATCAAACTTTTAGAGCATTAAATATAGCAGATAAGTATCAAACTTTAGTAATACTATTAACAGATCAATATCTTGCAGATTCTAATGTAACAATACCTAGATTTGCTCTTGAAGATTTAAAAATTGAAAGACATATTTGGGATGGCGTTGGATTAGATGAAGAATATAAACGATATAAAATAACTGAATCAGGAATTTCACCAAGACTAATACCTGGTCAGGTTAAAGGTCAAGTGGTACTAGTGGATAGTGATGAACATACTGAGTACTCACATATAACAGAAGAAGCTGATGTAAGAAATGCTCAGATGGAAAAAAGAATGAGGAAACTTGACTTGCTAATAAAAGAAGATCTACAAGAGCCGGATTATTTTGGTGTAGAAGATATAGATGTACTCTTAGTAGGTTGGGGATCAACTTATGGAGCTATTAAAGAAGCAATTGAAGTACTAAACAATTCTGGAGTTAAGGTTGGAGCACTTTCATTTGGAGATATATATCCTTTACCAGAGAAACTTTTGAAAAAATACAGTAATAAAGCTAAAAAAGTAATAAATGTTGAGCAAAACTTTACAGGCCAATTAGGTAAACTTATAACACAAGAAACAGGAATATTAATGGATGATAGTATTTTGAAATATGATGGACGTCAGATAACTTCAGATGAAATAGTTTCAAGACTATCTGGGGAGGTATAG
- the prfB gene encoding peptide chain release factor 2 (programmed frameshift), with product MMLELENQLLKLSEFKNILKEMGASLDIPELMKKSSELEFTMQEKDFWEDVNKAQRITQESKTLKDKISRYDSLCERIDDIEVLAELIDEDDHSTADEIISEIKKLDDDIDVFRIEIMLSGEYDRNDALLTLHTGVGGTDANDWTEMLLRMYTRWCEKKGYKLDTLDYLAGDEAGVKSVTLRVKGEFAYGYLKTEKGIHRLVRISPFNANGKRQTSFASVEVLPELTKDQDIDINPVDLRVDTYRSSGAGGQHVNKTESAVRITHIPTGIVVQCQNERSQHSNREAAMNMLKSKLIELKERAHKEKIEDLTGELKDMGWGSQIRSYVFHPYSMVKDHRTGTETSNVNGVMDGDIDMFITSVLRGESKNIN from the exons ATGATGCTTGAATTAGAAAATCAACTTTTGAAGTTGAGTGAGTTTAAAAATATACTTAAGGAAATGGGGGCTTCACTT GACATCCCAGAATTAATGAAGAAGTCAAGTGAGCTTGAATTTACAATGCAAGAAAAGGATTTTTGGGAAGATGTTAATAAAGCACAAAGAATAACTCAAGAATCTAAAACTTTAAAAGATAAGATCAGTAGATATGACTCATTATGTGAGAGGATAGACGACATAGAGGTTCTAGCTGAATTGATTGATGAGGATGATCATAGTACTGCAGATGAGATTATAAGTGAAATAAAAAAGTTAGATGATGATATAGATGTATTTAGAATAGAAATTATGCTTTCAGGAGAATACGACAGAAATGATGCTTTGTTGACTTTACACACTGGTGTAGGAGGTACAGATGCAAATGATTGGACTGAGATGCTTCTAAGAATGTATACCAGATGGTGTGAAAAGAAGGGATATAAGCTAGATACCTTAGATTACTTGGCTGGAGATGAAGCTGGTGTGAAGAGTGTTACATTAAGAGTTAAAGGTGAATTTGCTTATGGATATTTGAAAACCGAAAAAGGTATACATAGGCTTGTTAGAATATCGCCATTTAACGCTAATGGAAAAAGACAAACTTCATTTGCTTCGGTAGAAGTACTACCAGAGCTTACAAAAGATCAAGATATAGATATAAATCCAGTTGATTTAAGAGTAGACACCTATAGGTCAAGTGGAGCTGGTGGACAGCATGTTAATAAGACTGAATCTGCGGTAAGAATAACTCATATACCTACAGGTATAGTAGTTCAATGTCAAAATGAAAGAAGTCAACATTCTAATAGAGAAGCTGCTATGAATATGCTTAAATCTAAGCTTATTGAACTTAAGGAAAGAGCTCATAAAGAAAAAATAGAGGATTTAACTGGTGAATTAAAAGACATGGGATGGGGAAGCCAGATAAGAAGTTATGTTTTTCACCCATATTCAATGGTAAAGGACCATAGAACTGGTACTGAAACTTCAAATGTAAATGGTGTTATGGATGGCGATATAGATATGTTTATAACTTCTGTATTAAGAGGAGAAAGTAAGAATATAAACTAA
- a CDS encoding ECF transporter S component codes for MKQANVTTSKLNVQIKIALLGTIAFLLMFLEFPILPAAPFLKLDLSDLPALLGTFALGPVAGIIIEAIKNILVIVIKGSTSAMIGELANFVIGAVWVIVAGFIYKRNRTIKGAIIGLSLGTIALTIAGLLGNYYVFLPLYNKIVPSLSPEIINYLVTIILPFNLIKGVVVSIVTLVLYKRVSTILFNETALNARKIAN; via the coding sequence ATGAAACAAGCAAATGTAACTACATCAAAATTGAATGTGCAGATAAAAATTGCACTTCTAGGAACTATTGCATTCTTACTAATGTTTTTGGAATTTCCGATATTACCAGCAGCACCATTTCTAAAGTTGGATCTTAGTGATTTGCCAGCATTATTAGGAACTTTTGCATTGGGACCAGTAGCAGGTATTATAATTGAGGCTATAAAAAATATTCTTGTAATAGTGATAAAAGGCAGTACTAGTGCTATGATAGGAGAATTAGCTAACTTTGTAATAGGAGCAGTATGGGTAATTGTTGCAGGCTTTATTTATAAGAGGAATAGAACTATAAAAGGTGCTATAATAGGATTGTCCTTAGGAACAATTGCATTAACTATAGCTGGCCTTTTAGGTAATTACTATGTATTTTTACCATTGTACAATAAAATTGTACCTTCATTAAGTCCTGAAATCATAAATTACCTTGTGACTATAATTCTTCCTTTTAATCTAATAAAGGGAGTAGTGGTATCTATAGTTACTTTAGTATTATATAAGAGAGTATCAACAATTTTATTTAATGAAACAGCTTTAAATGCTAGGAAGATAGCTAATTAA
- the tsaB gene encoding tRNA (adenosine(37)-N6)-threonylcarbamoyltransferase complex dimerization subunit type 1 TsaB translates to MIVLSIDSSSSSATVALVSNSSVVSEINITDKKQHSEILMTMIDSALKLSNLSINDIDGYVVSKGPGSFTGLRIGMATIKGLSLGSKKPTLSISNLDGLAYNVITHNGIICPIMDALRGNVYTALYKNVSGNLERLTDYMILSIDELINRFKEESDSVIFVGDGTEKHLETLKTSLANAVFAPPHLNYARASTLGLLGINLLEQGICDEKDTAPFYLRKSQAEREYDIKMGLN, encoded by the coding sequence ATGATAGTTCTTTCAATAGATTCGTCTTCAAGCAGTGCTACTGTAGCTTTGGTTTCAAACAGTTCGGTAGTAAGTGAAATAAACATAACAGATAAAAAACAGCATTCTGAAATACTTATGACCATGATCGATTCAGCCCTAAAGCTTAGTAATTTAAGTATCAATGACATTGATGGATATGTAGTTTCTAAAGGACCTGGTTCCTTTACTGGACTTAGAATAGGTATGGCAACAATTAAAGGGCTAAGTTTAGGAAGTAAAAAGCCTACACTATCTATTTCTAATTTAGATGGACTTGCATATAATGTAATTACTCATAACGGAATAATATGTCCGATCATGGACGCTTTAAGAGGAAACGTATATACTGCTTTATATAAAAATGTTTCAGGAAACTTAGAAAGATTGACTGATTATATGATTCTATCTATTGATGAGCTTATAAATAGATTTAAGGAAGAATCTGATTCTGTTATATTTGTAGGTGATGGAACTGAGAAGCATCTTGAAACTTTAAAAACATCCCTCGCTAATGCGGTATTTGCACCTCCTCACCTTAATTATGCTAGAGCTTCTACTTTAGGATTATTGGGAATAAATCTCCTAGAGCAAGGTATTTGTGACGAAAAAGACACCGCTCCATTTTATCTTAGAAAATCACAGGCCGAAAGAGAATACGATATAAAGATGGGGTTAAATTGA